One window of Cohnella hashimotonis genomic DNA carries:
- a CDS encoding cation:proton antiporter, with protein sequence MDHLVLEVGLAVALIALAGLISAKLRFSVIPFYILIGMAVGPHSFKLWHLDFRFIESASLIEFMGRIGVLFLLFYLGLEFSVGRLLKSGKSIAFGGTIYIAINFTLGLGYGFVTGFPLAETLVMAGITTISSSAIVAKVLVDLKRTANAETELILGIIMFEDVFLAVYISILSGLVLSDSSSVWGVLASAGIAFAFMLFMLVVGRKCVPLLNKALNVRSNELFGLIVFGGLFLVAGFSETIHVAEAIGALLFGLVLAETEHIKRIEHFILPFRDFFGAIFFFSFGLTIDPLTLGDALWLSLGAVVVTLIGNYAAGLLAGRSAGLSSKASSNVGLTIVARGEFSIIMANMAKAGGLLVVLQPFAALYVLILAILGPLLTKESKHIHKLLGKLFRWNRSADNQAA encoded by the coding sequence ATGGACCATCTCGTGCTTGAAGTCGGCTTGGCCGTAGCCCTGATCGCCCTGGCTGGACTCATCTCCGCCAAGCTGCGTTTTTCCGTCATTCCGTTTTACATCCTGATCGGCATGGCCGTAGGTCCCCACTCTTTTAAGCTCTGGCATCTCGACTTCCGCTTCATCGAGAGCGCTTCGCTCATCGAGTTCATGGGGAGAATCGGCGTGCTGTTTCTCCTCTTCTATCTCGGCCTCGAGTTTTCCGTCGGCCGGTTGCTCAAATCGGGCAAGTCGATCGCGTTCGGCGGCACGATCTATATCGCGATCAACTTCACGCTTGGCTTGGGTTATGGCTTCGTGACGGGCTTCCCTCTGGCCGAGACGCTGGTTATGGCAGGCATCACCACGATCTCTTCCAGCGCGATCGTCGCCAAAGTTCTCGTCGATCTCAAACGCACGGCGAATGCAGAGACCGAACTCATCTTGGGCATCATTATGTTTGAGGACGTTTTTCTCGCCGTCTATATTTCCATCCTGTCCGGTCTCGTCCTGAGCGATTCCTCCTCGGTCTGGGGCGTCCTCGCTTCGGCGGGCATCGCCTTCGCATTCATGCTCTTCATGCTGGTCGTCGGACGAAAGTGCGTGCCGCTTCTGAACAAGGCGCTGAACGTCCGGTCCAACGAATTGTTCGGCCTGATCGTGTTCGGCGGACTGTTCCTCGTCGCAGGCTTCTCCGAGACGATCCACGTCGCAGAAGCGATCGGCGCGCTGCTGTTCGGCCTGGTACTGGCGGAGACCGAGCATATCAAGCGAATCGAGCATTTCATATTGCCCTTCCGCGATTTTTTTGGCGCGATATTCTTCTTCAGCTTCGGCTTAACGATCGATCCGCTAACGCTCGGAGACGCGCTGTGGCTGTCCTTGGGCGCCGTTGTAGTTACGCTGATCGGCAACTATGCCGCCGGCCTTCTGGCGGGCCGCAGCGCGGGCCTGTCGAGCAAGGCATCCTCCAATGTCGGCTTGACGATCGTTGCGCGCGGAGAATTTTCGATCATTATGGCTAACATGGCGAAAGCCGGCGGACTGCTCGTCGTTCTTCAGCCTTTTGCCGCCCTTTATGTGCTCATCCTGGCTATTCTAGGTCCGCTTCTCACCAAGGAATCGAAGCACATCCACAAGCTGCTCGGGAAATTGTTCAGGTGGAACCGATCGGCAGATAACCAGGCAGCCTAG
- a CDS encoding cation:proton antiporter regulatory subunit: protein MDIRETDLPGVGRKYRILTRSGDRLVVVIHDDGRRELYHFEYEDPEDSISMITLDDEEARSIAAIVGGMTYKPRMLESIEIALNDLVIEWFKLEPRSPCVGVSIGDLEIRRRSGATVIAIVERDHSKHITPGPDFVLKADSMLIAAGERENLKALKSILTGGEA, encoded by the coding sequence ATGGATATCCGAGAGACGGATCTGCCCGGCGTCGGCCGAAAGTACCGAATCCTCACCCGCAGCGGCGACCGGCTCGTTGTCGTCATTCACGACGACGGACGTCGCGAGCTTTATCATTTCGAATATGAAGACCCCGAAGACAGCATCTCCATGATCACGCTCGACGACGAAGAGGCCCGTTCGATCGCTGCAATCGTCGGCGGCATGACCTATAAGCCTCGCATGCTCGAATCGATCGAGATCGCGCTGAACGACCTCGTTATCGAGTGGTTCAAGCTAGAGCCCCGCAGCCCCTGCGTAGGCGTCTCGATCGGCGACCTCGAGATTCGCCGGCGGTCCGGCGCCACGGTCATCGCGATCGTAGAGAGAGATCATTCCAAGCACATTACGCCAGGCCCGGACTTCGTGCTTAAAGCCGACTCCATGCTTATCGCGGCCGGCGAGCGGGAAAACCTGAAGGCGCTCAAAAGCATCCTGACCGGCGGGGAGGCTTAA
- a CDS encoding YjzC family protein has protein sequence MGEQTQFEPGDRAPNDGHYMEVGEDAFHMNIEDPKHVKLEKGERFPETTNHNRKWKKVKQF, from the coding sequence ATGGGTGAACAAACGCAGTTCGAGCCGGGCGACCGCGCGCCGAACGACGGTCATTACATGGAAGTCGGCGAAGACGCTTTTCACATGAACATCGAGGATCCGAAGCATGTCAAGCTGGAGAAGGGCGAGCGGTTCCCGGAGACCACGAATCACAACCGCAAGTGGAAAAAGGTGAAGCAATTTTAA
- the rpsF gene encoding 30S ribosomal protein S6 — protein MRNYELMYIIRPDVDQESVQAVTEKFQGIIANGGELTKHEVQGKKRLAYEINKHRDGTYVLVHFTAEPAVVTELERVLKITDEVIRHIVVRDVA, from the coding sequence ATGCGCAACTACGAGTTGATGTACATCATTCGTCCGGACGTGGACCAAGAGTCCGTTCAAGCTGTCACGGAGAAATTCCAGGGCATCATCGCGAACGGCGGCGAGCTCACGAAGCACGAGGTACAAGGCAAGAAGCGCCTCGCTTATGAGATCAACAAGCACCGCGACGGGACGTATGTGCTGGTTCACTTCACGGCCGAGCCGGCTGTGGTCACCGAACTGGAACGCGTACTCAAGATCACGGACGAAGTCATTCGTCACATCGTCGTACGCGATGTCGCTTAA
- the ssb gene encoding single-stranded DNA-binding protein, whose amino-acid sequence MLNRVILIGRLTKDPELRYTPAGVAVAQFTLAVDRPFSRDSGGGEREREADFIPVVTWRQLAETCANYLRKGRLAAVEGRIQVRNYENNEGRRVYVTEVIADNVRFLESPNREGGSQGRDEYGGGGNGGGGGNSGGGYGGGGGYGGGNSGGGRSSGSRGGNNQSDPFADDGKPIDISDDDLPF is encoded by the coding sequence ATGTTGAACCGTGTTATTCTGATCGGACGCTTAACCAAAGATCCCGAGCTTCGCTACACGCCTGCAGGCGTGGCCGTAGCCCAATTTACGCTGGCTGTAGACCGCCCGTTCTCCCGCGATTCCGGCGGGGGCGAACGCGAACGCGAGGCGGACTTCATTCCTGTCGTCACTTGGCGCCAACTGGCGGAGACGTGCGCGAACTACCTTCGGAAGGGCCGTCTGGCCGCCGTCGAGGGGCGCATTCAAGTGCGCAACTACGAGAATAACGAAGGTCGCCGCGTCTATGTCACCGAAGTCATCGCAGACAACGTACGCTTCCTCGAATCGCCGAACCGCGAAGGCGGATCGCAAGGACGGGACGAGTACGGCGGAGGCGGTAACGGTGGTGGCGGCGGCAATAGCGGCGGAGGATACGGCGGTGGCGGCGGGTACGGCGGAGGCAACTCCGGCGGCGGCCGCAGCTCCGGCTCCAGAGGCGGCAACAACCAATCGGATCCATTCGCGGACGACGGCAAGCCGATCGATATATCGGACGATGATTTGCCATTCTAA
- the rpsR gene encoding 30S ribosomal protein S18 yields the protein MSEQQAPAAREERTYTPRENRGPGGGGDREQREPRKFRRGRNKRRKVCYFTVNKITHVDYKDLDLLRKFISERGKILPRRVTGTKAKYQRMLTVAIKRSRQMALLPYTTD from the coding sequence ATGAGCGAACAACAAGCACCAGCCGCTCGTGAAGAGCGCACGTATACGCCCCGCGAGAACCGCGGACCGGGCGGAGGCGGCGATCGCGAACAACGCGAGCCCCGCAAGTTCCGTCGCGGACGCAACAAGCGCCGCAAAGTTTGCTACTTCACGGTTAACAAGATTACGCACGTCGACTACAAGGACCTGGACCTGCTCCGCAAGTTCATCTCCGAGCGCGGCAAGATCCTGCCTCGCCGTGTGACGGGCACGAAGGCCAAGTACCAACGCATGCTGACGGTTGCGATCAAGCGCTCCCGCCAAATGGCGCTGCTGCCTTACACCACCGACTGA
- a CDS encoding tyrosine-type recombinase/integrase, translating to MLEYASATLTEDESSGVQTMDDHAVVDIFLSLFEKSIHTQRNYRRAIQQFREFLGETSLSKVTWRDIELFKLGLTRGTLNRTKKPLSAASVAALIAPLKSLYKWGSDPNIGVFLKNPTTSVKLPSVKVTSARHFLTLEELQILLNALRAQSIRNYLIGLCLATLGLRISELAAIRHSHFHFNPSETTVWLTVIAGKGGKSREIKVPSQLWKHLSEYMKSGADGIYGEGVSSKLFNLSPRHIERIIKAASTVLHGKTPTPHWLRHTSATLALLGGASLQQVQETLGHTHINTTQRYLHTVEQIKKSATEFVEESITGLASEEK from the coding sequence ATGTTGGAATACGCTTCAGCGACCTTGACCGAAGATGAATCGAGTGGCGTGCAAACGATGGATGATCATGCTGTTGTTGATATTTTTTTGTCTCTCTTTGAAAAATCGATCCATACGCAGCGGAATTACCGCAGGGCGATTCAACAATTCCGGGAGTTTTTAGGCGAAACTTCTTTATCTAAGGTTACATGGAGGGATATTGAATTATTTAAGCTGGGTTTGACCCGAGGAACGCTGAATCGCACCAAAAAACCGTTATCGGCGGCAAGCGTAGCTGCTCTTATTGCACCGCTAAAATCGCTTTACAAATGGGGAAGCGATCCCAATATCGGCGTCTTTCTTAAAAACCCAACGACTTCCGTGAAGCTTCCTTCCGTAAAAGTAACGAGCGCCCGCCACTTTCTGACGCTCGAAGAACTCCAAATCCTTCTGAACGCGCTTCGGGCTCAAAGCATCCGCAATTATTTAATCGGTCTCTGCCTGGCTACGCTCGGGCTGCGGATTTCCGAATTAGCGGCCATTCGGCATTCGCACTTTCACTTTAATCCCTCGGAAACAACGGTATGGCTGACAGTTATCGCGGGAAAAGGCGGGAAAAGCAGAGAGATCAAGGTGCCAAGCCAACTATGGAAGCACCTGTCCGAATATATGAAATCGGGTGCCGACGGGATATACGGGGAAGGCGTGTCTTCTAAGCTATTTAATCTGTCTCCGAGGCACATTGAACGTATTATTAAAGCTGCCTCGACAGTTCTGCACGGTAAAACCCCTACGCCGCATTGGCTCCGGCATACAAGCGCGACGCTCGCCCTGCTCGGCGGCGCTTCGCTTCAGCAAGTACAGGAGACTTTGGGGCATACGCATATCAACACGACTCAGCGGTATCTCCATACGGTCGAGCAAATTAAGAAATCAGCTACCGAATTTGTCGAGGAAAGCATAACGGGATTGGCGAGCGAGGAGAAATAA
- a CDS encoding HD-GYP domain-containing protein, with the protein MHNTVLMLNKLTPEPGMTINWLETLKDKHIDTYRHSLRVAWLAEKLTSLLPIADRDRQEIVGGCLLHDIGKLMIPNEILDSMKPLTSKEWELIKEHPQLGAYLLRHENIGLTTMHVIRHHHERWDGTGYPSKLRGQHIPYGATVCSVLDAFDSMVVDRPYREGKPIEEAISELFAYAGTQFSLPIVECFASIADQVRIFYEAPVRSRPDDQGGAAL; encoded by the coding sequence ATGCACAATACCGTCTTAATGCTGAACAAGCTAACGCCCGAACCCGGCATGACGATAAATTGGCTGGAAACCTTGAAGGACAAGCATATCGATACCTACAGGCATAGTTTAAGGGTGGCTTGGCTGGCGGAGAAACTGACATCGCTATTGCCGATCGCCGACAGGGACCGGCAGGAAATCGTGGGCGGGTGCCTGCTGCACGATATCGGCAAGCTGATGATCCCCAATGAAATCCTCGATTCAATGAAGCCTCTCACCAGCAAGGAGTGGGAGCTAATTAAAGAACACCCTCAGTTGGGGGCATATTTGCTTCGTCACGAAAATATCGGTCTGACGACGATGCATGTCATCCGTCACCATCACGAAAGATGGGATGGTACAGGCTACCCATCAAAGTTAAGAGGACAGCACATTCCCTATGGCGCCACTGTATGCAGCGTTCTGGATGCCTTCGATAGCATGGTCGTAGACCGGCCTTATCGTGAAGGCAAGCCGATCGAAGAAGCGATCTCGGAACTATTTGCCTATGCTGGAACGCAATTCAGCTTGCCTATCGTCGAATGTTTCGCATCGATTGCCGACCAGGTCCGCATCTTCTATGAGGCGCCTGTCCGAAGCCGGCCAGACGACCAGGGAGGAGCAGCACTGTAA
- a CDS encoding chemotaxis protein CheW, producing MQSAREQYVECGLAGQRYAIRISEIQEIIRMQNITPMPDAPYYVQGLTSLRGSILPVICIRKLFGLPEKTEDKLTRIVVVQQGTAAIGMIVDQVSSVLTFEHIQKNEGSLNQKQSSLVAIGKHVDGLVGIISMEKVIAGLYA from the coding sequence ATGCAAAGCGCAAGAGAGCAGTACGTTGAATGCGGTCTGGCAGGACAGCGTTATGCCATTCGCATATCGGAGATCCAGGAGATTATCCGCATGCAGAATATAACGCCGATGCCGGACGCTCCTTATTATGTACAAGGCCTAACCAGCCTTCGGGGCAGTATTCTCCCGGTCATTTGCATAAGGAAGTTATTCGGCCTTCCCGAAAAAACGGAAGATAAGCTTACGAGAATCGTTGTCGTGCAGCAAGGGACGGCCGCGATCGGCATGATCGTGGATCAGGTGAGCAGCGTGCTGACCTTCGAGCACATTCAAAAAAACGAAGGATCCCTCAATCAGAAGCAATCCAGCCTAGTCGCGATAGGCAAGCATGTCGACGGCCTTGTCGGAATTATCAGCATGGAAAAAGTAATTGCGGGTCTCTACGCCTAA
- a CDS encoding methyl-accepting chemotaxis protein, whose amino-acid sequence MKWFYDLKTSAKLIASFIVMAMLMAIVGVYGLNGLGTSNANLKDMYDNQLMAVQQLLKAQSNLNEVRSQVRKLYMTKTETAKQTVRDKITDTQKLVQDGLDAFQKTKLSEASSSKVGPLLDGWAQYQKWTQKLLDLDHAGAYDEMIALIDGDYTNAAQAFMAQLAELVDINIKEAEAARNSGEKNYNSVKITTIVIIVLGVLISIGFGYWIARIISGPIAKVVDLLKRMADGDLRDTLDIRTKDEIGILADAANTTVIKLRATVQSIADSAQNLSAASQEISASTEEVASGSMSQANSAISISELFKDLSSAIHTVAGNTEKAYEISDTMMKKAQDGGEIIQASVDSMSKVEESMARLEEDSNLIGEIIEVIDDIADQTNLLALNAAIEAARAGEQGRGFAVVADEVRKLAERSTEATKQITQIIKGMQQNTKSSVGAVQDCAGYSRSTGEAFEGISGLVNKTSHMMSEIAAASEQQSAQTASVLGSVESISNASQQSAAASEETAAAAQSLAVLAEDLHRAVSIFKTA is encoded by the coding sequence ATGAAATGGTTTTACGATTTGAAAACGAGCGCAAAGCTGATTGCTTCGTTTATCGTGATGGCAATGCTGATGGCGATCGTCGGTGTATACGGATTGAACGGGCTTGGAACGAGCAATGCCAACCTGAAGGATATGTATGACAATCAGCTTATGGCTGTTCAACAGCTATTGAAAGCTCAGTCGAATTTAAACGAAGTACGGTCGCAGGTGCGCAAGCTTTACATGACAAAAACCGAAACGGCGAAACAGACCGTGCGCGATAAAATAACCGATACGCAAAAGCTGGTACAAGACGGTTTGGACGCATTTCAAAAAACAAAATTGTCGGAAGCGTCCAGCAGCAAAGTCGGTCCCTTGCTGGACGGATGGGCACAATATCAAAAGTGGACGCAGAAGCTGTTGGATCTGGACCACGCCGGGGCGTACGACGAAATGATCGCGCTCATCGACGGCGATTATACAAACGCTGCCCAAGCCTTCATGGCCCAGCTGGCGGAGCTCGTCGATATCAACATAAAGGAAGCTGAAGCCGCGAGAAACAGCGGCGAGAAAAACTATAATTCGGTCAAGATCACGACGATCGTCATCATCGTGCTGGGCGTCTTGATCAGCATAGGTTTTGGCTATTGGATCGCCAGGATCATATCCGGCCCGATTGCGAAGGTCGTCGATCTGCTCAAACGCATGGCCGACGGCGATCTGAGAGATACGCTCGACATCCGCACGAAGGACGAAATAGGAATCCTGGCCGATGCCGCCAATACGACAGTGATCAAGCTCCGGGCGACCGTGCAGTCCATAGCGGACAGCGCACAGAATCTGTCGGCAGCCTCGCAAGAAATCTCGGCGAGTACGGAAGAGGTAGCCAGCGGCAGCATGAGTCAGGCGAATTCCGCCATATCGATCAGCGAGTTGTTCAAGGATCTCTCCTCCGCCATACATACGGTGGCAGGGAATACAGAAAAGGCGTACGAAATCTCTGATACGATGATGAAGAAAGCGCAGGACGGAGGAGAGATCATTCAAGCATCTGTCGACAGCATGAGCAAGGTCGAAGAAAGCATGGCGCGTCTCGAGGAAGATTCCAACCTGATCGGAGAAATTATCGAAGTCATCGACGATATCGCGGATCAGACGAATCTGCTCGCGTTGAATGCGGCGATCGAGGCAGCAAGAGCGGGAGAGCAAGGACGCGGCTTCGCGGTTGTCGCCGACGAGGTGCGGAAGCTGGCCGAGCGGAGCACGGAGGCGACCAAGCAAATCACGCAGATTATCAAAGGCATGCAGCAAAATACGAAAAGCAGCGTCGGCGCCGTGCAGGATTGCGCGGGGTATTCCAGAAGCACGGGCGAAGCGTTCGAAGGTATCAGCGGACTTGTAAACAAAACAAGTCATATGATGTCCGAGATCGCGGCCGCAAGCGAACAACAGTCTGCGCAGACGGCGAGCGTACTCGGCTCCGTAGAGAGCATCTCGAACGCAAGCCAGCAATCTGCCGCGGCCAGCGAAGAGACGGCCGCAGCAGCGCAATCGCTGGCTGTGCTGGCAGAGGATCTGCACCGCGCGGTTTCTATTTTCAAGACGGCCTGA
- a CDS encoding CBS domain-containing protein — MNIAFFLLPKQEVVCLPSNATLRQTLERMERHRYTAVPVLGDDGKYVGTVTEGDLLWYLKNREGLSFEQTARIPLSEVPLRTTNKPVPIDANMEDLISLAKGQNFVPVVDDTSAFIGIVRRSDIIDYCAGSLIGHGTDDKKVKREA; from the coding sequence ATGAATATTGCGTTTTTCCTCCTGCCGAAGCAGGAGGTCGTATGCCTGCCTTCGAACGCCACGCTGCGTCAGACGCTCGAGCGGATGGAGCGCCATCGCTATACGGCCGTGCCTGTGCTCGGCGATGACGGGAAGTACGTCGGGACCGTTACGGAAGGCGATTTATTATGGTATCTCAAAAATCGCGAAGGGCTATCATTCGAGCAAACCGCTCGCATTCCATTATCTGAAGTGCCGCTGCGAACGACGAACAAGCCGGTACCGATCGATGCCAATATGGAAGATCTCATCTCGCTCGCCAAGGGCCAGAACTTTGTCCCCGTCGTGGACGACACCAGCGCGTTCATCGGCATCGTTCGTCGCAGCGATATCATTGACTATTGCGCCGGATCGCTGATTGGACACGGCACGGATGATAAAAAGGTAAAACGGGAAGCTTAA